The Callithrix jacchus isolate 240 chromosome X, calJac240_pri, whole genome shotgun sequence genome contains a region encoding:
- the ZXDB gene encoding zinc finger X-linked protein ZXDB: MEIPKLLPARGTLQGGGGGGGGIPAGGGRVHRGPDPLAGQVPTRRLLLLRGPQDGGPGRRREEARTASRGPGPSLLAPRPDQPGGGGGGGGGGGGGGGGGGGDFFLVLLDPVGGNLETAGSGQAAGPVLREEAEAGLGLQRGESGANPAGRPALGPRCLSAVSTPAPISAPGPAAAFAGTVTIHNQDLLLRFENGVLTLATPPPHAWDPGAAPAQQPGCLIAPQAGFPQAVQSGDCPELPPTLLLAESAEPAPAPAPEEEAEGPAAARGPRGPLGSAPGVVLYLCPEAQCGQTFAKKHQLKVHLLTHSSSQGQRPFKCPLGGCGWTFTTSYKLKRHLQSHDKLRPFGCPAEGCGKSFTTVYNLKAHMKGHEQENSFKCEVCEESFPTQAKLSAHQRSHFEPERPYQCAFSGCKKTFITVSALFSHNRAHFREQELFSCSFPGCSKQYDKACRLKIHLRSHTGERPFLCDFDGCGWNFTSMSKLLRHKRKHDDDRRFTCPVEGCGKSFTRAEHLKGHSITHLGTKPFVCPVEGCCARFSARSSLYIHSKKHLQDVDTWKSRCPISTCNKLFTSKHSMKTHMAKRHKVGQDLLAQLEAANSLTPSSELTSQGQNDLSDAEIVSLFSDIPDGTSAAVLDTALVNSGILTIDVASVSSTLAGNLPANNNNSVGQAVDPPALVATSDPPQSLDTSLFFGTAATGFQQSPLDMDEVSSVTVGPLVSLGPLAMKNSSPEPQALTPSSKLTVDTDALTPSSTLCENSVSELLTPTKAEWNVHPDSDFFGREGETQFGFPNAAGNHGSQKETDLITVTGSCSFLV, encoded by the coding sequence ATGGAAATCCCGAAGCTGCTCCCGGCTCGCGGGACCCTacagggcggcggcggcggcggcggcggtatCCCCGCGGGCGGCGGCCGGGTCCACCGAGGCCCTGACCCGCTGGCTGGCCAGGTCCCCACGCGCCGCCTCCTGCTGCTCCGGGGCCCCCAAGATGGCGGGCCCGGGCGGCGGCGCGAGGAGGCCCGCACGGCTTCACGGGGCCCTGGCCCGAGCCTGTTGGCGCCGAGGCCCGATCAacctggcggcggcggcggcggcggcggcggcggcggcggcggcggcggcggcggcggcggcgacttCTTCCTGGTGCTGCTTGACCCGGTGGGTGGCAACCTGGAGACCGCGGGCTCGGGTCAGGCCGCAGGGCCTGTGTTGAgggaggaggccgaggcgggcctaGGGCTCCAGAGGGGCGAGAGCGGCGCGAACCCCGCGGGCCGCCCTGCGCTGGGCCCTCGCTGCCTGTCCGCGGTTTCCACTCCGGCCCCGATCTCCGCCCCCGGCCCCGCCGCGGCCTTCGCGGGCACAGTCACTATCCACAACCAGGACCTGCTGTTGCGCTTTGAGAACGGCGTCCTCACCCTGGCCACGCCCCCACCACACGCTTGGGACCCGGGGGCCGCGCCTGCCCAGCAGCCCGGGTGTCTGATCGCCCCGCAAGCCGGGTTCCCGCAGGCCGTGCAGTCGGGTGACTGCCCAGAGCTGCCGCCCACCCTCCTGCTAGCCGAGTCGGCCGAACCCGCGCCTGCTCCGGCGCCCGAGGAGGAGGCGGAGGGCCCGGCCGCCGCCCGGGGCCCCCGCGGACCGCTGGGCTCTGCCCCAGGCGTGGTGCTGTACCTGTGCCCCGAGGCGCAGTGCGGGCAAACCTTCGCCAAGAAGCACCAGCTGAAGGTGCACCTGCTGACGCACAGCAGCAGCCAGGGCCAGAGGCCCTTCAAATGCCCCCTGGGTGGCTGCGGCTGGACCTTCACCACCTCTTACAAGCTCAAGAGGCACCTGCAGTCGCACGACAAACTGCGGCCCTTCGGCTGCCCGGCGGAGGGCTGCGGCAAGAGCTTCACCACCGTGTACAACCTCAAGGCGCACATGAAGGGCCACGAGCAGGAGAACTCTTTCAAATGCGAGGTATGCGAGGAGAGTTTCCCCACGCAGGCCAAACTCAGCGCCCACCAGCGCAGCCACTTTGAGCCCGAGAGGCCTTACCAGTGCGCGTTTTCCGGCTGCAAGAAGACGTTTATCACAGTGAGTGCTCTGTTTTCCCATAACCGCGCCCATTTCAGGGAACAGGAACTCTTCTCCTGCTCTTTTCCGGGCTGCAGCAAACAATATGACAAGGCCTGTAGGCTGAAAATTCACCTGCGGAGTCACACCGGCGAGAGACCTTTCCTTTGTGACTTTGATGGCTGTGGCTGGAACTTCACCAGCATGTCCAAACTCTTAAGGCACAAAAGGAAGCACGACGATGACCGGAGGTTCACCTGCCCTGTGGAAGGCTGTGGGAAATCTTTCACGAGGGCCGAACATCTGAAAGGCCACAGCATAACCCACCTGGGCACGAAGCCTTTCGTGTGCCCTGTGGAAGGCTGCTGTGCCAGGTTCTCCGCTCGCAGTAGCCTCTACATTCACTCCAAGAAACACCTGCAGGATGTGGACACTTGGAAAAGCCGTTGCCCGATCTCCACTTGTAATAAACTCTTCACATCCAAGCACAGCATGAAGACGCACATGGCCAAAAGGCACAAGGTTGGCCAGGATCTCTTAGCTCAGCTAGAAGCAGCAAATTCTCTTACACCCAGCAGTGAACTTACCAGCCAGGGACAGAATGATCTCAGTGATGCAGAGATAGTGTCTCTCTTCTCTGATATACCTGATGGTACTTCTGCTGCAGTGCTGGACACGGCATTGGTGAACTCGGGAATCTTGACTATTGACGTGGCTTCTGTGAGCTCGACTCTGGCAGGGAACCTCcctgctaataataataattccgtAGGGCAGGCTGTGGACCCTCCGGCCTTGGTGGCCACCAGCGACCCTCCTCAAAGTCTGGATACCTCTCTCTTTTTTGGAACGGCCGCCACTGGTTTTCAGCAGAGCCCCTTAGATATGGACGAGGTCTCAAGTGTAACTGTGGGGCCACTGGTATCTCTGGGCCCTTTGGCCATGAAAAACTCCAGTCCAGAGCCCCAGGCTTTGACACCCAGCAGTAAGCTAACAGTGGACACAGATGCTCTGACTCCTTCCAGCACCCTTTGTGAAAACAGTGTCTCGGAACTACTGACACCAACCAAAGCGGAGTGGAACGTACATCCTGACTCTGACTTCTTTGGACGGGAGGGAGAGACCCAGTTCGGATTCCCCAATGCAGCAGGAAACCACGGTTCTCAGAAAGAAACAGATCTTATCACTGTGACTGGCAGCTGCTCATTTTTGGTATGA